A window from Scheffersomyces stipitis CBS 6054 chromosome 7, complete sequence encodes these proteins:
- the ACO1 gene encoding Aconitase, mitochondrial (go_function lyase activity; hydro-lyase activity~go_process metabolism) — MLSRTAVRAPRSIRGLATAGLTRDSQVNQNLLESHSFIQYKKQLENLDIVKARLNRPLTYAEKLLYGHLDDPHGQDIQRGVSYLKLRPDRVACQDATAQMAILQFMSAGLPQVATPSTVHCDHLIQAQIGGAKDLARAIDLNKEVYDFLSTACAKYNLGFWKPGSGIIHQIVLENYAFPGALLIGTDSHTPNAGGLGQLAIGVGGADAVDVMADLAWELKAPKIIGVKLTGRMSGWTSPKDIILKLAGITTVKGGTGSIVEYFGSGVETFSCTGMGTICNMGAEIGATTSVFPFNNSMVDYLNATGRSNIAEFANLYKKDYLSADEGCEYDQVIEIDLNTLEPHINGPFTPDLATPVSKMKETAIKNGWPLEVKVGLIGSCTNSSYEDMTRAASIIEDAATHGLKSKAIYTVSPGSEQVRATIARDGQLKTFEDFGGVVMANACGPCIGQWDRQDIKKGDKNTIVSSFNRNFTARNDGNPATHAFVASPEMTTAFAISGDLGFNPITDTLKDANGNEFKLKEPVGVGLPVNGYDPGENTYQAPPEDRSTVQVQIAPTSDRLQKLTPFKPWDGKDAERLPILIKAVGKTTTDHISMAGPWLKYRGHLENISNNYMIGAINAENGEANNVKNHYTGVYSGVPDTGAAYRDAGHKWVVIGDENFGEGSSREHAALEPRFLGGFAIITKSFARIHETNLKKQGLLPLNFTDVAAYDKIQPEDEVDLLGLTELAPGKNVILRVHPADGSATWETELSHTYNIEQIEWFKYGSALNKMAAVAAEKK; from the coding sequence ATGTTATCTAGAACTGCTGTCAGAGCCCCACGCTCTATCCGTGGGTTGGCCACTGCTGGCTTGACCAGAGACTCCCAAGTGAACcagaacttgttggaatctCACTCTTTCATCCAATACAAGAAGCAACTCGAGAACCTCGACATCGTCAAGGCCAGATTGAACAGACCTTTGACTTATGCCGAAAAGCTTCTCTACGGTCACTTGGACGACCCTCACGGACAAGACATCCAGAGAGGTGTCTCctacttgaagttgagaCCAGATCGTGTCGCTTGTCAAGATGCCACCGCTCAAATGgccattttgcaattcatGTCTGCCGGTTTGCCTCAAGTTGCCACTCCTTCCACTGTCCACTGTGACCATTTGATCCAGGCCCAAATTGGTGGTGCTAAGGATTTGGCCAGAGCTAttgacttgaacaaggaagTGTACGACTTCTTGTCGACTGCCTGTGCCAAATACAACTTGGGTTTCTGGAAGCCCGGTTCCGGTATCATCCATCAGATCGTATTGGAAAACTACGCCTTCCCAGGTGCTTTGTTGATCGGTACCGATTCGCACACTCCTAATGCTGGTGGTTTGGGTCAATTGGCTATTGGTGTAGGTGGTGCTGATGCCGTCGACGTCATGGCCGACTTGGCCTGGGAATTGAAGGCTCCAAAGATCATTGGTGTCAAGTTGACCGGTAGAATGTCCGGCTGGACCTCGCCAAAGGATatcatcttgaagttggctggTATCACCACTGTCAAGGGTGGTACCGGTTCCATTGTTGAATACTTCGGTTCTGGTGTTGAAACCTTCTCCTGTACCGGTATGGGTACCATCTGTAACATGGGTGCCGAAATTGGTGCTACCACCTCTGTCTTCccattcaacaactccatGGTTGACTATTTGAATGCCACTGGTAGATCCAACATTGCCGAGTTTGCcaacttgtacaagaagGACTACTTGTCTGCCGACGAAGGCTGTGAATACGACCAAGTCATTGAAATCGACTTGAACACCTTGGAACCACACATTAACGGTCCTTTCACCCCAGATTTGGCTACTCCAGTCTCCAAGATGAAGGAAACTGCCATCAAGAACGGCTGGCCATTGGAAGTCAAGGTTGGTTTGATTGGTTCTTGTACCAACTCTTCTTACGAAGATATGACCAGAGCTGCTTCTATTATTGAAGACGCTGCCACCCATGGCTTGAAGTCCAAGGCTATCTACACTGTTTCTCCTGGTTCTGAACAAGTCAGAGCCACCATTGCCAGAGACGGTCAATTGAAGACCTTCGAAGACTTTGGCGGTGTTGTCATGGCCAACGCCTGTGGTCCATGTATCGGTCAATGGGACAGACAAGACATTAAGAAGGGTGACAAGAACACCATTGtgtcttctttcaacaGAAATTTCACTGCTAGAAACGACGGTAATCCAGCCACTCACGCTTTCGTCGCTTCTCCAGAAATGACCACTGCTTTCGCCATCTCCGGTGACTTGGGTTTCAACCCAATTACCGACACCTTGAAGGACGCTAACGGAAacgagttcaagttgaaggaaccAGTTGGTGTTGGTTTACCAGTTAACGGCTACGACCCTGGTGAAAACACCTACCAAGCTCCACCTGAAGACAGATCAACAGTCCAAGTGCAAATTGCCCCAACCTCCGACAGATTACAAAAGTTGACTCCTTTCAAGCCATGGGACGGTAAGGATGCCGAAAGATTACCAATCTTAATCAAGGCCGTTGGTAAGACCACAACCGATCATATTTCTATGGCCGGTCCATGGTTGAAGTACCGTGGTCACTTGGAAAACATCTCCAACAACTACATGATTGGTGCTATCAACGCTGAAAACGGTGAAGCCAACAACGTCAAGAACCACTACACTGGTGTATACTCTGGTGTTCCAGACACTGGTGCTGCTTACAGAGATGCTGGCCACAAGTGGGTTGTTATTGGTGACGAAAACTTCGGTGAAGGTTCTTCCAGAGAACACGCTGCCTTGGAACCAAGATTCTTGGGTGGTTTCGCTATCATCACCAAGTCCTTCGCTCGTATTCAcgaaaccaacttgaagaagcaaggTTTGTTACCATTGAACTTCACTGACGTTGCTGCCTACGACAAAATCCAACCAGAAGACGAAGTAGACTTGCTCGGTTTGACTGAATTGGCCCCTGGCAAGAACGTTATTCTCAGAGTCCACCCAGCTGACGGTTCTGCCACCTGGGAAACCGAATTGTCTCACACTTACaacattgaacaaattgaatgGTTCAAGTACGGTTCCgctttgaacaagatggCTGCCGTTGctgctgaaaagaagtaa
- a CDS encoding predicted protein, whose protein sequence is MHAVEDTLQDDDPSVDELESLLSAITEQVKTELDGLGGNEFDGENGNEFDLEDGENENEADYENEYTEQDEIIDNSKKTLDFGFEGGEFEDFPDFVMQEIYKQEKKIPKRKTENSGTSKSTNNLPTKASDILSRYNNDSDYTSDGSDWDIVESDSDKYDNELELINDEDKIIDVDSSSDVEVQDDEQEMKYIPEKYDRSLDVSR, encoded by the coding sequence ATGCATGCTGTAGAAGACACTCTTCAGGATGATGATCCCTCGGTAGACGAATTGGAATCCCTTCTCCTGGCTATCACAGAACAAGTTAAAACTGAGTTAGATGGATTAGGTGGAAATGAGTTTGATGGAGAGAACGGAAACGAGTTTGATTTAGAGGATGGAGAGAATGAGAATGAAGCAGAttatgaaaatgaatataCTGAGCAGGATGAAATTATAGACAATAGTAAGAAGACGCTCGATTTCGGCTTTGAAGGAGGTGAATTCGAAGACTTTCCAGATTTCGTGATGCAAGAGATATACAagcaagagaagaagataccGAAGAGGAAGACTGAAAATTCCGGTACCAGTAAGTCAACAAACAATTTACCAACTAAAGCTAGCGATATTTTGTCCAGGTACAATAACGACTCCGATTACACTTCAGACGGTTCCGATTGGGATATCGTTGAAAGCGATTCAGACAAATATGATAATGAACTAGAACTTATAAACGATGAGGACAAGATCATCGATGTAGATAGTTCTCTggatgttgaagttcagGATGATGAACAGGAAATGAAGTATATACCTGAAAAGTACGATCGACTGCTTGATGTAAGCAGATAA
- a CDS encoding predicted protein, translated as MSNFRPYGSHEARVISDLSRFDYESISARNRSRNPTPTSIDDEKSSVLTLDTIIPLYSSRINKEPYHPPKTLLEIAENSSPLPKARPPPLPEKDGNLLRSQSAKEFAPYPESVYDESLPPMMETSQFVEVPKTSQESVSLETLNSKQKALEEDLVRRVMNRPLFTISGRDLGVPKYEDKSYTISANSFIYLFEIIIDIIIIVLSSVLVNKDRNVGVGIYRYFIADGSISLIISLLFISTIINFEKRNGSFYCLAATILKLVSFIMVVSHLLPKGNCKTRDICDTRKATSAFIIISTFIWIGNLVMFLTTLYISRLNLLNDINFDFSNQGLNKKYNMSQDTLHEQGSPNNHTDKPLKEYYLTESGEMYEITDEWQRLNHQGKNKILVYTF; from the coding sequence ATGCTGAATTTCAGACCTTATGGGTCTCACGAAGCCAGAGTCATAAGCGATCTTTCTCGTTTTGACTATGAGTCGATTTCAGCCAGAAATAGATCTAGAAATCCCACCCCTACTTCAATAGATGACGAAAAGTCCAGTGTTCTAACATTGGATACAATTATTCCTTTATATTCCTCAAGAATCAACAAGGAGCCCTACCATCCTCCGAAGACACTTCTTGAGATAGCTGAAAATCTGTCGCCTCTACCAAAAGCCAGACCTCCCCCGTTACCAGAAAAGGATGGCAACCTACTTAGATCTCAATCAGCCAAAGAGTTTGCACCATATCCTGAATCGGTTTATGATGAATCTCTTCCCCCAATGATGGAAACGAGCCAATTTGTGGAAGTGCCCAAAACTTCACAAGAATCAGTATCGTTAGAGACTCTCAACTCCAAACAGAAAGCgctagaagaagatttggtACGAAGAGTGATGAACAGGCCCTTATTCACAATATCAGGCAGAGACCTTGGAGTACCCAAATATGAGGATAAATCATACACAATATCTGCCAACTCCTTCATCTATCTTTTTGAAATCATTATTGACATAATCATAATTGTGCTAAGTTCAGTTCTAGTGAACAAAGATAGAAATGTAGGCGTCGGCATATACAGATATTTCATTGCCGATGGGTCAATTTCGCTAATAATCTCACTTCTATTTATTTCCACAATCATCAACTTCGAGAAGAGAAACGGAAGTTTCTACTGTCTCGCGGCTACTATCTTGAAGCTTGTTTCTTTCATCATGGTGGTTTCGCATTTGCTTCCCAAAGGCAACTGTAAAACAAGAGATATTTGTGACACAAGAAAGGCCACTTCTGCATTCATCATTATATCCACATTTATATGGATCGGCAACTTGGTGATGTTTTTGACTACACTCTACATTTCTAGACTaaacttgttgaacgatATCAACTTTGATTTCAGCAACCAGGGATTAAACAAAAAATACAACATGTCTCAAGACACCTTACATGAACAGGGTTCCCCTAATAACCACACAGATAAGCCCTTGAAAGAATACTATCTAACAGAGTCTGGCGAAATGTATGAGATCACCGACGAATGGCAGAGATTGAATCACCAGGGAAAAAATAAAATCTTAGTGTATACATTTTGa